From bacterium, a single genomic window includes:
- a CDS encoding nuclear transport factor 2 family protein, with protein MKPLEVADAFVTAINSGEVGRLASLMTPDHTFVDADGSEHGGRDHMSSGWQGYFDMVPDFRIEVSDRFEHQDVVIMLGRARGTFVQDGELRPENHWSVPAAWRVVVESDKVAVWQLYANQHEMHEILKRINAT; from the coding sequence ATGAAACCTCTGGAAGTTGCCGACGCTTTCGTGACAGCCATCAACTCGGGAGAAGTCGGTCGTCTGGCGAGTCTGATGACCCCGGATCACACGTTCGTCGACGCCGACGGCTCCGAGCATGGGGGAAGGGATCACATGAGCTCGGGTTGGCAGGGCTATTTCGACATGGTGCCTGACTTTCGGATCGAAGTTTCCGACCGGTTCGAGCACCAGGACGTGGTGATCATGCTGGGGCGGGCCCGTGGGACGTTCGTGCAGGACGGGGAGCTGAGACCGGAAAACCACTGGAGCGTCCCGGCGGCGTGGCGAGTCGTCGTCGAATCGGACAAGGTGGCCGTATGGCAGCTGTACGCGAACCAGCACGAAATGCACGAGATCCTGAAACGAATCAACGCAACCTGA